In the genome of Cryptomeria japonica chromosome 8, Sugi_1.0, whole genome shotgun sequence, one region contains:
- the LOC131032384 gene encoding uncharacterized protein LOC131032384 isoform X2 gives MLEGKRDLFDFSNDTIPLVCIRYGGPPLAELAVKSESFTALSDGYVHNMSNMGHCTLFQESMRVNLTEEQALSRILYLGFFNGVGPIRTQPKMMANA, from the exons GGAAAACGAGATTTGTTTGACTTTTCAAATGATACTATTCCACTAGTGTGCATACGTTATGGAGGACCACCTCTTGCAGAACTAGCAG TAAAATCAGAATCATTTACAGCTCTTTCTGATGGATATGTGCATAATATGTCAAATATGGGACATTGTACCTTATTTCAGGAAAGCATGAGAGTCAACTTGACAGAAGAACAG GCTTTGTCAAGAATTCTTTACTTGGGATTCTTCAATGGTGTTGGTCCCATACGCACTCAACCAAAAATG